The following is a genomic window from Cryptococcus decagattii chromosome 2, complete sequence.
ATGCGGTGGAGGTCATTCTCATATTgattcctctttccttgacacGGATTTGGGAAATCTATTATTATTTTAATCCACAGCCACTGCCATTTGCATAAATTTCAAGCATGCCACCTGACACGATAACTATTTCATCCCTCACACTTCACCTGCTGCACGGCCTAGGTCCGTCCGCCTTCCACCTTACTCCATCGCCTCCATGCCCCgcccttctctccctcacAATTCATCTCGTCCCCAACTCTGTCTCTACCACCGCCGCAGGCGACTCCATGGCAGGCCTTGGAGTGAATTATTCTTCAGTATCGAAAGCAATATATGCTCTTGCGAACGATCCGGAAAAAGTATGGAGTGGACCATGGGAACTGATGCGTGCTGTCAGTGCCATCCCGCTAGAGTCTGATGAGGTCCAAAGCGTGGACATCCGCCTGGGGCTTCCAAAGGCATTGTTACATGCTCTAGAAGCTGTGTATAGGGCGTCATATGCCAAAAACGGTGAAGTAACCGATGAGAGCTGTACAGTCCGGGACTTGAAGGTAGTATGCATTGTCGGGTTACATGAGCAcgagagaaaagagaaacaGAGGCTGGAATTGGATGTCAAGGTCAGTAGATGCGACTGGAGTGTTTGGGGACACAAGGGATTTGCAGATGAGGTATATGAGGTAGGTTGTGCAGCACTTGTGCTCAACTATCTTCCATCACTGACGAAAGAGGTGGTAACAGTTTGTGAGCAACTCTGCTTATGGAACCATCGAATCGCTGAATCACGAACTGGGACAACGTCTCCTGAAGAGCCGGTATCTAGGGGATTCCACTCAGCCTCATCTAGAGATTACAGTCAGGAAACCATCGGCAATACCTTTCGCTATTCCCAGCATCACCATTCATCGCTCGCAGACCGACTATATGCCAACTGTACCATCGGCTCGTAATGGACGACCTGAAGCCCCTGAGAGGGTATTCGTAGCTGTTGGCTCCAATATCGGTGACAGAGTAGCCAACATTATAAGAGCCGTAAGGCTTTTAGAGGAGGCTGGATGTAAATTGTTAGGCACTAGTAGACTGTATGAGAGTGCGCCAATGTATGTAGAGGATCAGGACCGGTTCGTCAATGGCGTCATTGAGGTAGGTCGCTGTCAACCCAGTTGTGCGGATATCTGTTGAACTTCCCCGCAGCTGGCTACATCACTTGAGCCCTTAGAACTTCTTCGATTGCTCAAACGCACAGAGAGAGCTGTAGGGAGAACAAAGACATTCACGAATGGTCCTCGAGTCATCGACCTAGATTTGGTCTTTTATGGCCACCGAGTGGTCAAAATTGGCAAAGAGAccgatgaggaagatgaatATGGGATCAAATGGTTAGAGTGCCCTCACAAAAGGTTGCGTGAGCGAGAATTTGTTTTGAGGCCGTTAGCCGAGTACGTTTGAAACATCCTCTTGAAAATGAAGTTCCTGGGGCTGAATACCTTCAAAAGCATCGACTCAGAGTTCACGCACCCTGCGCTTCACAAATCTGTCGGCCAGCTACTCGCTAGTCTTCCAACCACgtttcctccatctctttcacCTATAATTCCCTTGCACTCTCACGCTTCGCCCCTAAAGCTTTCCATCCCCGCCTCCCCATACATCATGGCCATCTTTAATACAACACCAGATTCGTTTTCCGATGGCGATCTCGCCAGGACCAAAGTCGAATATGCGCTCGCCGCTTGCGAAAAGCTGCTAAAAGGGCCTGATCCTCCGGCCATTCTCGACATTGGGGGAATGTCCACGCGCCCAGGTTCTGAACCCTGTtcggaggaagatgagctCAGTCGCGTTATTCCACTTGTCAAAGCCATCCGATCATCTAGTGATCCCTATGTTGCCTCCATTCCGATATCGGTCGACACTTATCGACCGTCAGTTGCCAAGGCTGCTGTTGAAGCTGGAGCATCCATCATTAACGATGTCCGTGGCGGGCAAGAGCCAGGAATGTTGCGGGTCATGGCAGAAGCAGACGTTCCTGTTGTTTTAATGCATTCTAGGGGCGATTCAAAAACCATGATTACAGCAGACTTCCAGGATTATGGAAGTCAAGGaggcatcatcaagggtGTGATCCAAGAGACGAAGGCCTTGGTAGAGCAGGCCTTAAAGTCTGGCGTAAAACGATGGAATATCATCCTCGACCCTGGCTTGGGCTTTGCCAAATCTTCCTCTCAAAGCTTGACACTCCTCAAACATCTATCTGATCTTGTCCTTCCAGGGGCAGGGATCGAGGGGATTCCGATGTTAGTAGGTGCTAGTAGAAAGGGATTTGTAGGTCAGACCATAAAGCGGGCTGTACCAAAAGAGAGGAGCTTTGGAGATGCGGCTATCAGCGGTTGGTGTGCTGCCAGTGGAGTtgtggacatcttgagAGTCCATGATTCTAGAGAGATGGGTGAAGTTGTTAAAATGACATGTGCTATTAGGGATGCAGTGTAGATGCTCTGCTAGAGATAGGAGACAATAATGCATAGGAATGACATATGATTTGAGTGCTTTCCCTTTCGGTGCTGACCATATACAACTGCCTTGTTAATGGGTTATTACGTAAGGTTAAAGTAAATACCCGTAGTTCacacctccactttctgGACACCAAAGTCTGAATTCTCCGAGGTGTTTGTCGCACCAAACAAACCACATCGTCAAATCTCACTTTCTTGTTTTCCGTTTGCATCTTCCCCGTTAGCGTCAGATTGGCCAAAATGTCTGTCTCAGCAAGAAACTCCCCGGCTCGTCCTTCAATCCGCGAAACCATTGCGGCCCGTCGCGCAGAACTCCGCAACACTCCCAAATCCCAGAGAACCGGCGACCTCCAAACTTATGGTAGCCCGGTCGGCAGAAGGGCGGGTACTCCCAGAGGATTTGTTCATTTAGATGGGAGGGGGGCGGAGTTAATAGATGACAAAAGTGTGGAGGGacagttgaagaaggccgTTAAGTCGGGTAGGCTCAATTGCAGACTATGCACGAGGAAGTTTAAGGAACTGATGCTTGGATGACGTTGGATATTCAGGTAAACTAGATATTGCTTCCCTTGAGCTTGAACGCATCCCTCCACAAGTGTACATATCCCTCCTGGGGCTTTCGGCTACAGACCTTTCCAatccttccccttctcgATCTCCTCCCAGGGAATCGATGGCTGCCTCGCGCGCACGCACCGCAATCGGTGCTAGCCCTTTTGctgtggatgaagaagacgacaGTAGCCGGCGAGATTCGGTGTCTGACACttggaggagagaagaagatattTGGTCGGAACCAGAGGAACTCACTACCTTAAGACTTGGGAATAACAAACTAGTGGAAATTGACA
Proteins encoded in this region:
- a CDS encoding dihydropteroate synthase; translation: MPPDTITISSLTLHLLHGLGPSAFHLTPSPPCPALLSLTIHLVPNSVSTTAAGDSMAGLGVNYSSVSKAIYALANDPEKVWSGPWELMRAVSAIPLESDEVQSVDIRLGLPKALLHALEAVYRASYAKNGEVTDESCTVRDLKVVCIVGLHEHERKEKQRLELDVKVSRCDWSVWGHKGFADEVYEFVSNSAYGTIESLNHELGQRLLKSRYLGDSTQPHLEITVRKPSAIPFAIPSITIHRSQTDYMPTVPSARNGRPEAPERVFVAVGSNIGDRVANIIRAVRLLEEAGCKLLGTSRLYESAPMYVEDQDRFVNGVIELATSLEPLELLRLLKRTERAVGRTKTFTNGPRVIDLDLVFYGHRVVKIGKETDEEDEYGIKWLECPHKRLREREFVLRPLADIDSEFTHPALHKSVGQLLASLPTTFPPSLSPIIPLHSHASPLKLSIPASPYIMAIFNTTPDSFSDGDLARTKVEYALAACEKLLKGPDPPAILDIGGMSTRPGSEPCSEEDELSRVIPLVKAIRSSSDPYVASIPISVDTYRPSVAKAAVEAGASIINDVRGGQEPGMLRVMAEADVPVVLMHSRGDSKTMITADFQDYGSQGGIIKGVIQETKALVEQALKSGVKRWNIILDPGLGFAKSSSQSLTLLKHLSDLVLPGAGIEGIPMLVGASRKGFVGQTIKRAVPKERSFGDAAISGWCAASGVVDILRVHDSREMGEVVKMTCAIRDAV